From a region of the Pieris brassicae chromosome 13, ilPieBrab1.1, whole genome shotgun sequence genome:
- the LOC123717858 gene encoding mitochondrial chaperone BCS1, which yields MPLTEYVASLSQNPYFGAGFGLFGVGAGAAILRKGFQTSMMLFRRHCMITLEVPCRDKSYQWLLQWITQKGAKQTQHLSVETSFLQKDTGQIKTKYDFIPSVGQHFFRYRGAWIKVDRTREQQTLDLHLGIPWETVTLTSFGRNKQLYYDILEEARTMALKQHEGMTVMYTAMGSDWRPFGHPRRRRPIQSVILRNGLADKIVADCLDFIDNPNWYTDRGIPYRRGYLLYGPPGCGKSSFIMALAGALEYNICVLNLSERGLTDDRLNHLLSVAPQQSIILLEDVDAAFISREESAQQKAAYEGLNRVTFSGLLNCLDGVASTEARIVFMTTNYLERLDPALIRPGRVDVKEFVGHCDETQVELMFLRFYKDADHARTFAKKVMEKKKNVSPAQIQGYFMFHKHSSPLEVLDNVEAIWTLG from the exons atgcCGTTAACGGAATATGTGGCATCATTATCTCAAAATCCCTATTTTGGGGCCGGATTTGGACTCTTTGGTGTGGGTGCCGGTGCAGCGATTTTACGTAAAGGTTTTCAGACTTCTATGATGTTATTTAGAAGACACTGTATGATAACACTAGAAGTTCCATGTAGGGATAAATCTTATCAGTGGTTGTTGCAATGGATTACTCAAAAAGGCGCCAAACAAACCCAGCATTTGAGTGTTGAGACATCATTTCTCCAGAAGGATACaggacaaataaaaacaaaatatgactTTATACCTAGTGTCGGTCAGCATTTCTTTAG ATACAGAGGTGCTTGGATAAAAGTTGATCGTACAAGAGAACAACAAACTCTTGATCTTCACTTGGGAATTCCATGGGAGACTGTCACATTAACGTCTTTTGGTAGAAATAAGCAACTATACTATGATATTCTTGAAGAAG CTAGAACTATGGCTCTCAAACAGCATGAAGGTATGACAGTGATGTACACAGCAATGGGTTCAGATTGGAGACCTTTTGGTCATCCAAGACGAAGGCGACCAATACAAAGTGTTATTTTACGAAATGGCTTAGCAGATAAGATAGTTGCAGACTGCTTAGACTTTATTGATAATCCAAATTGGTATACAGATAGAGGAATACCTTATAGACGAG GGTATCTGCTTTATGGTCCCCCTGGTTGTGGTAAATCTTCATTTATAATGGCATTAGCAGGTGCTTTGGAATacaatatttgtgttttgaaTCTCTCCGAAAGGGGCTTAACAGATGATAGATTGAATCATTTATTAAG TGTGGCTCCGCAGCAATCAATAATCCTTCTAGAAGATGTCGATGCAGCATTTATTTCTCGAGAGGAATCAGCACAGCAGAAGGCAGCGTATGAGGGTCTCAATCGAGTGACATTTAGTGGATTGCTCAACTGTCTAGATGGGGTTGCATCCACGGAGGCCAGAATTGTGTTCATGACCACAAATTACTTGGAGAG GTTAGACCCAGCTCTAATAAGACCTGGGCGGGTAGACGTGAAGGAGTTCGTGGGCCATTGTGACGAAACGCAAGTGGAGCTAATGTTTTTGAGATTTTATAAGGATGCTGATCACGCCAGGACATTTGCGAAAAA AGTAATGGAGAAAAAGAAGAACGTGAGCCCAGCTCAAATACAAGGCTACTTCATGTTCCACAAACACTCATCACCTCTTGAGGTTCTGGATAATGTGGAGGCAATATGGACTCTGGGATAG